A DNA window from Leptolyngbya sp. KIOST-1 contains the following coding sequences:
- a CDS encoding fimbria/pilus outer membrane usher protein — protein sequence MPSLGSATPGPGPQLLALEPDSASQPEPSDSEPGAVPPPAADVAPPAAGGSTEASAETEAELFERIFGRPSAQNQSLSVPFFINDQSQGQAVVVIAEGRASQVQAGPILNKTASTLQPDLQSQLAAIVDSEGYLPLDQLQQLGIAVVFDQSRLELYLQIPAALRRTNVVGSYGLPAEAADALPVSRLSGYLNILGGEDIVWSGSNAGRQPLRLSLDGAINLSGWVLEGRADLLEGGAPGFRRGDVRLVHDDPANALRYMAGDLSIPVSDAFQTLVPLGGISVSRNYSLQPYRVTRPTGEFTFFLERPSGVEIYINGVRVQQLQLEAGPQDIRNLSLTTGTNDIQLIITDDLGQVQRLDFSAALAGNLLAPGLQQFSYNLGFPTRSQSGQRQYDWAEPQLALAHRLGVSPTVTLGAYAQITPSYQMVETDGIWASEIGNWGWGIAASHRGDFGTGLAMRLQYELPPIPQDLTNRSLRLAAEYRSDRFTTLGSLSPSPDWLTLSGSYSQRIFDGTSLNLGGSYRLGRDVPDSYAANVGLSRSLGNGLSGSLNINHSRNQQGQTETRAFLGWSWLMTQPRQSVSLNTTASSTNTMGNRLSWSRSADRRLQSPGLSLDVNRSSGGYDLSGRIAYTDYRFDLGLTQDISWGNGAGAVNRNTTRLTFGTALVFADGHVGWSRPITNSFVLVVPRDRWRGQTIGVNPSQDGYRAVADRLGPAVLPDLQPYYISRVRLDAPEAPIGYDLGTDDYVVMPSYRSGTVIMAGTEASAFVRGVLVDEAGVPLGLQAGEVVSLSNADWAAQPLFTNRTGRFALLGFTPGVYEIRIRDRAPLQFEIAPDQDGLIDLGTLQIGLP from the coding sequence GTGCCGAGTCTAGGTTCTGCCACCCCTGGGCCAGGGCCTCAACTCCTAGCTTTAGAGCCTGACTCAGCCTCCCAGCCCGAGCCTTCAGACTCCGAACCAGGTGCCGTTCCGCCCCCCGCTGCCGACGTTGCTCCCCCGGCAGCGGGTGGGTCTACCGAAGCATCGGCTGAAACCGAGGCTGAACTATTCGAGCGCATATTTGGTCGTCCCTCGGCCCAGAACCAGTCGCTCTCTGTGCCCTTTTTTATTAATGATCAATCCCAGGGGCAGGCTGTTGTCGTGATTGCCGAGGGACGTGCTAGCCAAGTACAGGCTGGCCCTATCCTCAACAAAACAGCGTCTACTTTACAGCCAGATTTGCAAAGCCAGTTAGCTGCGATCGTCGATAGCGAGGGCTACTTACCCTTAGATCAGCTGCAACAGTTGGGCATTGCGGTTGTTTTTGATCAAAGTCGGCTAGAGCTTTATTTGCAAATTCCGGCGGCGTTGCGGCGTACTAATGTGGTGGGGTCCTATGGTCTGCCCGCTGAGGCAGCCGATGCCCTGCCCGTTAGTCGCCTCAGCGGCTATCTCAACATTTTGGGTGGCGAAGATATTGTTTGGTCTGGCTCAAATGCTGGGCGACAGCCCCTGCGTCTGTCTTTAGACGGGGCGATCAATCTATCCGGCTGGGTGCTAGAGGGTCGAGCCGACCTACTCGAAGGGGGCGCACCTGGGTTTAGGCGAGGCGATGTGCGGCTGGTGCACGACGACCCGGCCAATGCCCTGCGCTATATGGCAGGAGACTTATCCATTCCGGTGAGCGATGCGTTTCAGACGCTGGTGCCCTTAGGCGGCATCTCGGTGTCTCGCAACTACAGCTTGCAGCCCTACCGCGTCACCCGCCCCACCGGAGAATTTACCTTCTTTTTAGAGCGCCCTTCGGGGGTAGAGATTTATATTAATGGCGTGCGGGTACAGCAGTTGCAGCTAGAGGCCGGGCCTCAAGATATTCGCAATCTGTCTCTCACCACCGGTACCAACGACATTCAGCTGATCATTACCGATGATCTGGGGCAGGTGCAGCGCCTCGACTTTTCCGCCGCCCTGGCCGGTAATTTGCTAGCCCCAGGATTGCAGCAGTTTTCTTACAATCTGGGGTTCCCTACCCGATCGCAGAGTGGGCAACGCCAGTACGATTGGGCCGAGCCTCAGCTGGCCCTCGCCCACCGCTTGGGCGTAAGCCCCACGGTGACCCTGGGGGCCTACGCCCAGATTACGCCCTCCTATCAAATGGTAGAAACTGATGGGATCTGGGCCTCGGAAATTGGCAACTGGGGTTGGGGTATTGCGGCCAGCCACAGGGGCGACTTTGGCACCGGCCTGGCCATGCGATTGCAGTATGAGCTACCCCCCATCCCCCAAGATTTGACCAATCGATCGCTGCGCCTTGCCGCAGAATACCGGAGCGATCGCTTCACTACCCTGGGTTCGCTCAGCCCCAGCCCTGACTGGCTGACCCTGTCAGGCTCCTACAGCCAACGCATTTTTGACGGCACTAGCTTAAATTTAGGCGGCAGCTACCGCTTGGGGCGAGATGTACCCGATAGCTACGCCGCTAACGTGGGGTTGTCTCGCTCGTTGGGCAACGGTCTGAGCGGCAGCCTCAATATTAACCACAGCCGGAATCAGCAGGGACAGACCGAAACCCGTGCGTTTTTGGGCTGGTCTTGGCTGATGACTCAGCCGCGCCAGTCGGTTTCGCTCAACACCACGGCTAGCAGTACCAACACAATGGGCAACCGTCTGTCATGGAGCCGCTCCGCCGATCGCCGCCTGCAAAGCCCAGGGCTATCGCTGGATGTGAACCGAAGCAGTGGTGGCTACGATCTCTCGGGACGGATCGCTTACACGGACTACCGCTTTGATTTGGGGCTCACCCAAGACATTTCCTGGGGCAACGGGGCAGGAGCCGTTAACAGAAACACCACCCGCTTAACCTTTGGTACCGCCCTGGTGTTTGCCGACGGCCACGTTGGCTGGTCGCGACCCATTACAAATAGTTTTGTGCTGGTGGTCCCCCGCGATCGCTGGCGAGGGCAGACCATTGGCGTAAATCCTAGCCAAGATGGCTACCGGGCTGTAGCCGATCGCCTAGGCCCAGCGGTACTACCAGACTTGCAGCCCTACTACATCTCGCGGGTGCGGCTCGATGCCCCAGAGGCCCCCATTGGGTATGACCTAGGAACCGATGATTATGTCGTCATGCCCAGCTACCGCAGCGGCACCGTGATCATGGCCGGTACCGAAGCCTCAGCCTTTGTCCGGGGCGTACTGGTCGATGAGGCCGGTGTTCCCCTGGGGTTGCAGGCGGGCGAGGTAGTCTCGCTGTCAAACGCTGACTGGGCGGCTCAACCCCTGTTTACCAACCGAACTGGTCGATTTGCCTTACTGGGGTTTACCCCAGGGGTCTATGAAATCAGAATTCGCGATCGCGCTCCGCTGCAATTTGAAATCGCCCCCGATCAAGACGGTCTGATTGATCTAGGTACATTGCAGATCGGTCTTCCGTAA
- a CDS encoding IS1634 family transposase — translation MVADAAFYSEPNLQQVGSLPWLSRVPQTLKAAQTLVDSAPDSLSERPCDLDGYRLWEQRQRYAGVEQRWILVESPHRRESEDWLKPLEKQEKGLQRSLRQLCSQVFACKPDAMDALLRFQDSLTGYTLTQVALVSVAAKRPPGRPKRSQPSDSPTLGYQWQATLERTAEYEAQCQQRYRRFILATNVLDDDTYPAQRLLQEYKAQQHVERGFRFLKDPLFFTSSVFVKKPQRVEALALVMALTLLVYSLGQRKLRAQLAQADDTVLDQKQRPTRNPTFRWILQKFQAIHLVSIGSSQQVSNLSEERNKIVRLMGFPACRYYLLN, via the coding sequence ATGGTGGCCGATGCGGCGTTCTACAGTGAACCCAACCTCCAGCAGGTGGGGAGTTTGCCCTGGTTGAGCCGAGTGCCACAAACCCTCAAAGCGGCTCAAACCCTGGTGGATAGCGCCCCCGATTCGCTGAGCGAGAGGCCCTGTGACCTCGACGGCTATCGGCTGTGGGAACAACGGCAGCGCTACGCTGGGGTGGAACAGCGCTGGATTCTGGTGGAAAGCCCGCACCGACGCGAGTCAGAGGATTGGCTCAAACCCCTCGAAAAGCAGGAAAAGGGGCTGCAACGGTCGTTGCGCCAACTCTGTAGCCAGGTGTTTGCCTGTAAGCCCGATGCCATGGATGCACTCCTGCGCTTTCAAGACTCCCTCACCGGCTACACCCTGACTCAGGTGGCGCTGGTCTCGGTCGCTGCTAAGCGTCCCCCCGGTCGGCCCAAGCGCTCTCAACCCTCAGACTCACCGACGTTAGGCTATCAATGGCAGGCGACCCTGGAACGCACCGCTGAGTATGAGGCCCAGTGCCAACAGCGCTATCGTCGCTTCATTCTGGCTACCAACGTCCTGGATGACGACACCTACCCGGCCCAGCGCCTGCTGCAAGAGTACAAAGCTCAGCAGCACGTTGAGCGCGGCTTTCGCTTTCTCAAAGACCCCCTCTTCTTCACCAGCAGTGTCTTTGTCAAAAAACCGCAGCGGGTTGAGGCCCTCGCCCTCGTCATGGCCTTGACGCTGCTGGTCTACAGTCTTGGCCAGCGCAAACTCAGAGCGCAGCTCGCCCAAGCCGATGACACGGTGCTCGACCAAAAGCAGCGCCCCACTCGCAATCCGACCTTTCGCTGGATTTTGCAGAAGTTTCAGGCCATTCACTTGGTCTCTATCGGCTCTTCTCAGCAGGTCAGCAACCTCTCAGAAGAACGCAACAAAATCGTTCGCCTTATGGGCTTCCCGGCCTGCCGGTACTATCTCCTAAATTAA
- a CDS encoding molecular chaperone, translated as MKILARVGCLASLLVGAAALVAPPSWADATYQLSPSTLTLEPSGSRSTGSFQVRSTGSKPVAVEIRVTERQMDLHGAETRPDADDDFVIYPPQILLQPGQVQTVRVTWLGEPNPEHELPYRLIAEQLPIAIDEPEAAGTTAVVSINALYNFVASLYVSPRGSSPNIVLESASHQTINGQDALVLRFSNQGTAHKVMTGLHLTLTSPGGQTITLNPEQLRGVSDENMLAQHQRQFTLPWPDGFPVGPVSAAFDLQ; from the coding sequence ATGAAAATTCTGGCCCGCGTCGGCTGTCTAGCCTCACTTCTGGTTGGGGCGGCGGCATTGGTGGCACCGCCCAGCTGGGCTGATGCTACCTATCAGCTTTCCCCCTCTACCCTCACCCTCGAACCCAGTGGCTCTCGCTCTACCGGCTCGTTTCAGGTCCGCAGCACAGGCAGCAAGCCCGTAGCGGTCGAAATTCGCGTCACCGAACGCCAGATGGATTTGCACGGCGCAGAAACTCGCCCCGACGCAGACGATGATTTTGTCATCTACCCGCCCCAAATTTTGCTGCAACCGGGCCAGGTTCAAACCGTGCGTGTTACCTGGCTAGGCGAGCCCAACCCAGAGCACGAGCTGCCCTACCGGCTAATTGCCGAGCAGCTCCCGATTGCTATTGACGAGCCCGAAGCTGCGGGCACAACCGCCGTGGTTAGCATTAACGCCCTCTATAACTTTGTGGCCTCTCTCTACGTTTCGCCCCGAGGGAGCAGCCCCAACATTGTGCTCGAAAGCGCCAGCCACCAAACCATCAACGGGCAAGACGCCCTGGTCCTGCGGTTTAGCAACCAGGGTACGGCCCATAAAGTAATGACTGGCTTGCACCTCACCCTCACCTCGCCAGGCGGGCAAACGATCACCCTCAACCCAGAACAACTGCGAGGGGTAAGCGACGAAAACATGCTGGCCCAACATCAGCGGCAGTTTACTCTGCCCTGGCCCGATGGATTTCCCGTGGGGCCAGTGAGCGCCGCGTTTGACCTGCAATAA
- a CDS encoding DNA gyrase C-terminal beta-propeller domain-containing protein yields MQLRRLTALEADKIQREHEELVAQIADLQDILARRERILDIITTELGELKARHDDPRRTVIEMDDAELTDISLIANEQVVILVTDQGYIKRMPVATFEAQSRATRGKAGAKMKEDDGVQHFITCYTHDYLLFFSDRGVTYALRAYQIAEGSRASRGMPSRWPQASWKITPPNLLAMITG; encoded by the coding sequence ATGCAGCTGCGCCGCCTCACCGCCCTGGAGGCCGACAAGATCCAGAGAGAGCATGAGGAGCTGGTGGCCCAGATCGCCGACCTGCAAGACATCTTGGCCCGACGCGAGCGCATTCTCGACATCATCACCACCGAGCTGGGCGAGCTCAAGGCCCGGCACGACGACCCCCGTCGCACCGTGATCGAAATGGACGATGCGGAGCTCACCGACATTTCGCTGATCGCCAACGAGCAGGTGGTGATTCTGGTCACCGACCAGGGCTATATCAAACGCATGCCCGTGGCCACCTTTGAGGCCCAGAGCCGCGCCACTCGGGGCAAGGCCGGGGCCAAAATGAAGGAAGACGATGGCGTGCAGCACTTCATCACCTGCTACACCCACGACTACCTGCTGTTCTTCAGCGATCGCGGCGTCACCTACGCCCTGCGGGCCTACCAGATCGCCGAGGGCTCCCGCGCCTCGCGGGGGATGCCCAGCAGGTGGCCGCAGGCTTCGTGGAAAATCACGCCGCCAAACTTGTTGGCCATGATCACGGGGTAG
- a CDS encoding manganese catalase family protein, whose product MFYHKKRLQYFTKPEKPDPVYAKQLQELIGGPFGEMSVMMQYLFQGWNCRGPAKYKDMMLDIGTEEIGHIEMLANLIAHLVDKAPPDVQEDAVKDPIVEGVMGSMKTEDIIMGAMNPKHAVMSGGGALPADSVGYPWNGNYIVASGNLMADFFSNVQAEAQGRLQAVRLYEMATDPGVKDTLSYMIARDTMHQNQWLAAIEELKADGLESLPVPSRFPQSQEKQDASYTFWNLSEGTESKEGRWAKGPTPDGKGEFKYLENPEPQSPMGEAPVPNPKLYSTPKQ is encoded by the coding sequence ATGTTTTACCATAAGAAACGCCTGCAATATTTCACCAAACCAGAAAAGCCCGATCCGGTTTATGCCAAACAGCTACAAGAGCTGATTGGCGGGCCTTTTGGCGAAATGTCTGTGATGATGCAGTACCTATTTCAAGGCTGGAATTGCCGAGGTCCGGCAAAATACAAAGACATGATGCTCGACATTGGCACTGAGGAAATTGGCCACATTGAAATGCTGGCCAACTTGATTGCTCACCTGGTCGACAAAGCTCCCCCGGATGTTCAAGAAGATGCGGTTAAAGACCCCATCGTCGAAGGGGTAATGGGGAGCATGAAAACAGAAGACATCATCATGGGCGCGATGAATCCCAAACACGCGGTGATGTCAGGCGGCGGTGCCCTGCCCGCCGATAGCGTGGGCTATCCCTGGAACGGCAACTACATTGTTGCCTCGGGCAACCTGATGGCCGACTTCTTCTCCAATGTGCAGGCCGAAGCCCAGGGCCGTCTGCAGGCCGTGCGCCTGTACGAAATGGCCACCGACCCCGGCGTCAAAGACACCCTGAGCTACATGATTGCCCGCGATACTATGCACCAGAACCAGTGGCTGGCCGCGATTGAAGAGCTCAAGGCCGATGGGCTCGAAAGCCTGCCGGTGCCTAGCCGCTTCCCTCAGTCCCAGGAGAAGCAGGACGCCTCCTACACCTTCTGGAACCTGTCGGAAGGTACCGAAAGCAAAGAGGGGCGCTGGGCTAAAGGGCCTACCCCCGACGGCAAGGGCGAATTTAAGTATCTGGAAAATCCAGAACCCCAGAGCCCGATGGGCGAAGCTCCGGTCCCCAATCCCAAGCTCTACTCTACGCCCAAGCAGTAG